The genomic segment CTTAAATTGACTAAGAACTTTTTTAGGTCTATTAATTATTCCTTCAACTTACTGATTAATACCTAATCGATTCCAAATTATTTGAAATAACATTTTATTAACACTTCACAAGGAATTTAAAACTCTTTTAGGTCCTAATGGACATAATGGAAGAACATTAATATTTGTTTCTTTATTTAGATTAATTATATTTAATAATTTTTTAGGATTATTCCCGTATATTTTTACGAGTACTAGTCATTTAACTTTAACTTTAACTTTAGCTTTCCCATTATGATTAAGATTCATGCTTTATGGATGAATTTGTCACACACAACATATATTTGCTCATTTAGTTCCTCAAGGAACTCCTCCTGTTTTAATACCTTTTATAGTATGCATTGAAACTATTAGTAATGTAATCCGACCAGGAACTTTAGCAGTACGATTGACTGCTAATATAATTGCAGGACATTTACTAATAACTTTATTAGGAAATACCGGCCCTATATCAACATCTTATATCATTCTTTCATTAATTTTAATTACTCAAATTGCTCTTTTAGTTCTTGAATCTGCTGTTGCTATTATTCAATCTTATGTTTTTGCAGTATTAAGAACTCTTTATTCTAGTGAAGTAAATTAATTTATGTCAACACATGCAAATCACCCATTTCACTTAGTAGATTATAGCCCTTGACCTTTAACAGGAGCTATCGGAGCTATAACAACAGTTACAGGCCTTGTCCAATGATTTCATCAATATGATAATACTTTATTTTTACTGGGTAATATCATTACTATATTAACTATATACCAATGATGACGAGATATTTCTCGAGAAGGAACTTTTCAAGGACTTCACACTATTCCCGTAACATTAGGATTACGATGAGGAATAATTTTATTTATTATTTCTGAAGTTTTTTTCTTTATTTCCTTCTTTTGAGCTTTTTTCCATAGTAGCTTATCTCCAACAATCGAATTAGGAATAGTTTGACCTCCAATTGGAATTGAACCTTTTAATCCTTTTCAAATTCCTCTTTTAAATACAGCTATTTTATTAGCTTCCGGGGTTACAGTAACTTGAGCCCATCATAGTTTAATAGAAAATAATCATACTCAAACAATTCAAAGATTATTTTTTACTGTTCTTTTAGGAATTTATTTTTCAATTCTTCA from the Aedes aegypti strain LVP_AGWG mitochondrion, complete genome genome contains:
- the ATP6 gene encoding ATP synthase F0 subunit 6, yielding MMTNLFSVFDPSTTILNLSLNWLSTFLGLLIIPSTYWLMPNRFQIIWNNILLTLHKEFKTLLGPNGHNGSTLMFVSLFSLIMFNNFLGLFPYIFTSTSHLTLTLTLAFPLWLSFMLYGWICHTQHMFAHLVPQGTPPVLMPFMVCIETISNVIRPGTLAVRLTANMIAGHLLMTLLGNTGPMSTSYIILSLILITQIALLVLESAVAIIQSYVFAVLSTLYSSEVN
- the COX3 gene encoding cytochrome c oxidase subunit III (TAA stop codon is completed by the addition of 3' A residues to the mRNA) produces the protein MSTHANHPFHLVDYSPWPLTGAIGAMTTVTGLVQWFHQYDNTLFLLGNIITMLTMYQWWRDISREGTFQGLHTIPVTLGLRWGMILFIISEVFFFISFFWAFFHSSLSPTIELGMVWPPIGIEPFNPFQIPLLNTAILLASGVTVTWAHHSLMENNHTQTIQSLFFTVLLGIYFSILQAYEYIEAPFTIADNVYGSTFFVATGFHGLHVLIGTSFLLICLFRHMNCHFSSSHHFGFEAAAWYWHFVDVVWLFLYISIYWWGN